The window GCTAATGGACCCATCTTCACGAACCATTGCTTCGATAAATAAGGCTCTACTACAGCATTTGTACGCTCTGAGTGACCTACTTGGTGGACATGCGTTTCGATTTCTACTAATACGCCCGCTTCTTGTAAGTCCGCTACGATTTGCTTACGGCATTCAAAACGATCCATACCATTATATTTACCAGCACGCTCATTCATCGTGCCGTCCTCATGCATAACTAAAATTCGCTCTAAGTTATGACGGTTACCTACTTCAAAGTCATTTGGGTCATGGGCTGGTGTCATTTTAACAACGCCTGTTCCGAAATCTTTATCTACATAATCATCTGCAACAATTGGAATTTCGCGTCCAACGATTGGCAGGATAACTGTTTTCCCTACTAAATGTGCATAGCGCTCATCTTCAGGGTGAACCGCGATACCCGAGTCACCAAGCATCGTTTCTGGTCGAGTCGTCGCAACACGTAATACGCCAGAACCATCTGCTAATGGGTATTCCATATGGTAAAATGCGCCTTCTACTTCTTTGTGAATTACTTCGATGTCAGATAACGCTGTTTTAGCAGCTGGATCCCAGTTAATAATACGCTCACCGCGATAAATTAAGCCTTTTTCGTATAATGTTACGAATACTTCATTAACAGCTACGTTTAAGCCCTCATCTAATGTGAAGCGTTCTTTTGAATAATCTAAACCAAGACCTAGTTTTGACCATTGCGCACGGATATGAGAAGCGTATTCCTCTTTCCATTCCCATGTTTTTTCTAGAAACTTTTCACGGCCAAGATCATAACGTGTGATGCCTTCTCCGCGCAGTTTTTCTTCTACTTTCGCTTGAGTTGCAATCCCTGCGTGGTCCATCCCTGGTAACCATAGTGCATCATAGCCTTGCATGCGCTTCATACGAGTTAAAATATCTTGTAACGTTGTATCCCATGCGTGACCAAGGTGTAATTTCCCCGTTACGTTTGGCGGTGGAATAACAATTGAGTATGGTTCCTTATCGCTTGTTGGATCTGCTTCGAAAAATTTACCTTTTAACCACCATTCATAGCGGCCTGCTTCTGTGGACTGCGGATCATACTTTGTAGGCATTGAAATTTCAGTCATTGTACTCTCTCCTTTAGAAAATGATAATCGATTGCGTCTCGACGTAATTACGTCCAGATTTTGAACAAACAGAAAACTCCCTCATCACTAAAAGGACGAGGGAGTTGTTTCGCGGTACCACCTTTATTTCCAATGGCTTGAGTCAAGCGTTCGCATTCTGCGTCACTCCTCATTCAGCAATCCTCATGAACCTTAAGTTCACTGCGGTTGCTTCATTTCGTCGTTCCTTGACTGACAAACGCTTTCTTTCAAGCCATTTATTCGTCAATTTACGCTTTGTGAAACACTTTTTATAAAGCCAATTGGCACTTCATTCGATAACGGTGTTAAACCGGACATTAGCTACTCTTTGTTCACTAAGTCAACTCCTAGGCTACCTTCTGCTTGTGCAATGTAGAAACTTTTCAGCTACCGTTTCCTCTCTAACCATCACGTTCAAGCATACTCTTCCTACTCTACGTTTCAATTATATAATTGAATATATTTTAAGCTCTTTTCGTCAAAATTTCAAGTATTAGGGATGGTTTCCATCGCAAAATAATACAGCTCAAACAAAATTCTTTGTTCAGCTGATTTTATCGATAAAACGTAAAGCCAATTAAAACGCCAATGAGAACAATATTCCATGGCTTTATTTTAAACTTTACAAGTAAAACAAATAAAACGATTGCCCAAAATGCATCCATTACATCATAGATCGTTGACGTGATGATTGGCGAAATAAAAGCAGCGATTAAAATCCCTATTACCGCAACATTCATTCCAGCCACAGCCCCGCGCAACGCTTGATGACTACTAATACTTGACCAAAATGGATACGCCCCAACAATTAATAAAAATGCCGGTAAAAAGATAGCCACTGTCGCAAGTATAGCAATCGGAATTCCACCAATCACCATCCCTAAGTAACTAGCAAACGTAAACAATGGACCTGGGACAGCTTGTGTTAAGCCGTAGCCTGCTAAAAAATCTTCTGCTGTCACGTAAGAACCAACGAACTGAGATTCTAGTAACGGCAAAACAACATGGCCACCACCAAAAACAAGCGACCCCGCTAAATAAAACTTTTCAAATAGCACAAGCCATTCCCATTTTAATGTTTGGGCAGCAATAGGCAAGCCGAGTAATAAAACAAAAAATGCGGATAAAAATACGGCTCCCCATTTTTTTGAAAAAACGACACTTGGAATCACTTGGCCTGGCTGTTTAAAAAACAAATAACCAATCATTGCACTTCCGATAAGAACACCAATTTGTGAATAAATAGATGTAGCGTACAGTAATAAAATCGCAACTAAAACTAACAGCGCATACTGCATAGGGGTTTTTAGTATTTTTTTACCCATATCCAAAATGGCTTGGGCAACAATCGCAACCGCAACAATTTTCAAACCTTGTAGCCAGCCAATACTAAATTGAAAGCGTTCCATTATGTAAACAAATATAATGAGCATCATCACTGACGGTAATGTAAATCCGATAAACGCTGCAATACTACCAGTGATACCACCTTTTCGAAGCCCAATCCCCATACCTACCTGACTGGAGGCGGGTCCGGGTAAAAACTGACTTAATGCCAATAAATCTAAATATTGTTCATCTGTCAGCCACTTTTTTTGTTTTACATATATTTGCTGGAAATAACCTAAATGTGCAGCGGGTCCTCCAAATGATGTGAATCCTAGTTTCAACGATGTCCAAAAAATAACCCATAAATTCCGCAATATTTCACTCCTAAAAAAGAACTTGCCCTAACTTTACTAAATGTTCCACGTTCCTAAAAGGACAATTACAAAACAATAATTATTTTTACAATAACTTCACATTTTAGCATTCCCCTGTGCTGTTTCAAATGATGTTTTAACTTTCAATATGTCTATCCACCTTCAATAAATTCCCACACCAAAGGACAGCCTATACTAATTAGAATTACTATTAAGGATTCTTATTTGCTAGTGGATATTCTGCTGGCTAAGCACGTGGCGGTTTTAGCCTGAGTCCCACTATTATAGTTTAGGATTCTGAAGCTTTCTGCATTGAATACGCCGCTTCCAATGAGAGGCGGCGATTTCTTATTTAGATTTGCCTAATGAATCATCACAGTATTTTAGGATTGCTTCAAACTTTAATTGTGTCTATTCCCCTCCAAATAAATCACAATCACTTTCAGTAGATGAATACCTTGAGGCAGTTTCTTTTAAAATTCATCCATCCTTTTTCTCAACTTCCTTTGAAATTTAAAAAAAATTCTATTAGTATAGATATCGTTTTTCGCCAATAATTTATATGCATCAAGCTGGCTTGAAGTTCGTATCACAATGTAGATACCAATTGCAATTAATCCAATACAGATTGGATAATAAGGTAATAAAAATTCAGTAGTAAAAAACCTTCTTTCGATTCCTAAAGTTAATATTCCAGAGATAAATAAACCGGAACCCGCTAGATTAATAACGAAATATCTTTTCTTTAAATTTTTGTATCTATTAGTCAACTCTTTAAGGTAATTTTCATCAAATAGCAAGGGTTCTGTTTTTAATACTTTATATTGATTTTCTTCAATAAATGATGTTGATACAAACATCCCGATACCAAATGTAGCTAAAACAATGGTTGGGATTATATATATTGCTGGGTCTTGATTAAATATGAAATAGGGAATACAGGATAAGGCGATTAAGAAAAAACCTAACGCTAAATATTTTGAAACCCTATTTGCAGACAATAAATATCCTTCTGCCATTTCTTTGCTAACATAATATCCGGCTTTTTTATCATTGCTTGGCTCAACAGAATCCTTTAATAAATAGTCGATAGTTACCTCAAAAACATTTCCAATCATAAGAAGCCTTTCTGTCTCTGGGTATCCTTGGCCATTTTCCCATTTACTAATTGCTTGCCTTGTTGTGTTTAGTTTTTCCGCTAATGCTTCTTGAGACAGTCCTTTTTCTTTTCTTAATTTAAAAAGTTTTTCACCAAATGTCATTTGTATGAACTCCTTTAAATATAGGTTTATATATATTGTAACAAATTCCCTTTACGTATTAGCAAAATGAATACACTAAATATTCTGTCATTAAAAGATAAATAATTAATTATTCGCTCAGTTTTTTTACAGCCCAATTTCCCCTACTTGTTACTACTCATCTTCTTTAATTTGGACACAACAAATATAATGGTAGCAATGACTACACCTAGAAAAACGACGATATTTGATATTGACTCGCTAATTCTTGGTATTGAATTCAGGTAAATTTTCAAAAAGACTAATAATCCCAACGTTAAAATAACTCCTGCAACCTTCATTTTGACCATGATTTTTCCCTCCATTAATAAATTTCACTTCACTATTTACTTTAGAAATAAAGGGCATACAGTTCTACCATCTTGGAGTTGCACTTTGACAACTTACGGTTGCATTTATGTAATACCGTACAATTTTATATAGGAATTCGTGTCAATCGTATTAATTTTTCCTGTCAACTTAACCCGATGTTGTTTTAAATAAAATGAAAAGACATAGCCCGCTTGATCGCTAAGCCATGCCTTTTCATTTTCAAAATCCGATGCATCAATTTTTCACTTCATGACCTAGTCTTGCATATACTAACAAAAAGGAGATGATGAACGTGCGGAAAGGTTATAATCCATACTTACTTCCACCTTGGTTACGGAAAACTCGTTTTTATATTAAACACTGCATCATCCCCATAACGATTTTCCAAGCTATCCGAACAATATTTTTCCCGACAACAGGCGATATTATTTTACTCGTTCTTTTAATTGGACTTAGTTATTTATTTACTTGTGATTATCTCTAGCTTTTGGAATGACAATTTGATGTACTTTATACGCTTCAGACAGTTCGTGATAAAAGTCATCTGAAGGTACGGTATACATCAATTGTTCTTCCAGTTGCTTTGGAGATTCAGCGACTTCATTCACTACATTAAGCACGACCGTTTCTTTTACTTCAGCAATCTCCGGAACTTTATTTACTTCAGGTGTTTCATGAATTACATTTGCTTCATACGTTTCTTGAATGGCACTTGCTTCAAGCGTTTCTGAAAGGGTATTTATTTTTAATTCAAGTTCGTCATTTTCGTCCTTAAATACCAATATTTCTTGATTGTCGATTTTCTCTACGACATTATCTTCATATTGACACCGAACATTCCACTTTACCTGACAGCCTCCATCAAATACCGCACTTTGCTCTCCCTCAATTATGACTTTCACACCGTCAAGCTGCTTAGCCGTATCTGGTAAATCAATACCAAATGGTAAGGCATATTCAAAATAGCCAACGTTATCACTAAAATCTAATTCTTCAATATAGGCGCCTTTTTGTAATGTCGCTTCCGCCGTATTATTGAAAGCAACTTCTACAGCAAAATGATAAATACCATTTAGTCGCATCGAATTGTCGAGTTCCACCGGCACCCATTGTGGTGAAATTTTTAACGATTGTACTTCTGCTACAGAACCCAAATGGTTTGGAAAAAAGAAGTACTCATCCATTTCCCAGGAAATATCCTTCATCTGATCCCCCCTCGAATAACTCTATGTGCAATCTATTCTCTTTATGAAAAACTTTATGATATCGACACATTACGTGCTTTAATAGACAATTTACCAAACCGTATGTACATAATAAATGCAAAAATGACATTTCGACCCGTAGGCAAAATGTCATTTTATTATTCAGTAGATAACTCCCACCTCTACAGATGGTAAGATGAATGCTATTTCAGTCTTTTTTCAGTGGATATTCAAACGCCCACTGAATGAAAATAATGCCTCCGGCGGATGTCACAGACTTTGAATTGTGCGAGCACAATTCAAAATCTGGACGCAATTACGCCAAGGCGAAATTGAACAATTGTTATTAACGAGCTAATTTTTCAAACACCTTATGGAATGCTTGTACCGTTTTTTCGATATGCGCTTCTGTATGTGCTGTCGAAATAAAGAGACCTTCGAATTGAGATGGTGGTAAGAAAATGCCTTCTTCCGCCATTAATTTAAAGTACTCCGCAAATAATGCTAAATCAGAAGTTTTTGCCGATTCAAAATCAATAACATCTTCATTCGTGAAGAAAAAGCCTATCATCGAACCCGCACGATTTACAGTATGTGGAATATTGTATTTTGATGCCGCTTCACGGAAACCAGCTTCTAATTGGTCACCAAGCTTGCGGAAATATGTGTATGTTTCTTTGTTTAAACGTGATAATGTTTCAAAACCTGCCGTCATTGCAAGTGGATTTCCTGATAACGTACCCGCTTGATAAATCGGACCTGCTGGCGCAATATTTTCCATTATTTCACGTTTCCCGCCGAATGCACCTACTGGTAAGCCACCACCAATTACTTTCCCAAGACAAGTAAGATCTGGTTGGATGCCAAAATATTCTTGTGCGCAACCATAATCGACACGGAAGCCTGTCATGACTTCATCAAATATTAACACCGTACCATTTTCTTCTGTTAGCTTGCGTAAGCCTTCTAAAAAGCCTGGTTGTGGTGGAACAACGCCCATATTTCCTGCAACAGGCTCTAAAATAACAGCGGCTAATTCTTGACCATATTTTTCGAATACTAATTTTGCTGATTCCAAATCATTGTACGCAACCGTTAACGTATTTTTTGCAACAGCCACAGGTACACCTGGAGAATCTGGTAAACCTAATGTCGCAACACCTGAACCCGCTTTAATTAGTAATGAATCCCCGTGCCCATGATAAGAACCTTCGAATTTTAAGATTTTGTCGCGTCCTGTATATCCGCGCGCTAAACGAAGAGCTGACATCGTTGCTTCCGTTCCTGAAGAAACAAAGCGAATCATTTCGACAGACGGTAAGCGATCTAATACTAATTTCGCTAATTTATTTTCAGATAATGTTGGCGCGCCAAATGAAGCACCTTTTGCCGCTTGTTCTTGAATAGCTGTGACAACTTCTGGATGCGTATGTCCTAAAATAAGCGGTCCCCATGATAAAACATAGTCAATATATTCATTGCCATCAATGTCTTTAATAACGGCACCTGAACCAGACTCCATAAAAATCGGCTCTAGGTTAACCGATTTAAATGCTCGTACGGGTGAATTTACACCACCAGGCATTAAATCAATTGCTTCTGTAAATGCTGCTTTAGAATTTTCATAAGTACGCATATTATTTCTCCTCCAACCAACGACACACGTCTTTTGCGTGGTACGTAATAATTAAATCGGATCCTGCACGTTTCATGCCAAGCAATGTTTCCAAAACAACCGCTTTTTCATTAATCCAACCATTCCCGGCAGCGGCTTTGACCATTGAATATTCACCCGACACATTGTAAGCAACAACTGGAACTGGGAAGCTATTTTTCACATCCCGGATAATATCCATATAAGCAAGCGCTGGCTTCACAATTAAGAAATCGGCACCTTCATCAATATCTGAAGTCGCTTCACGAATCGCTTCCATACGATTGGACGGATCCATTTGATACGTTTTACGATCACCAAATTTCGGTGCACCATCCGCAGCTTCACGGAAAGGTCCATAATAGCTCGATGCGTATTTCACAGCGTAAGACATAATCGGAATATGCTCAAAGCCTGCTGCGTCTAAACCTGCACGAATCGCCGACACGAAGCCGTCCATCATGTTCGATGGTGCGATAATGTCCGCGCCTGCCTGTGCTTGTGAAACAGCTGTACGCGCTAAAACATCAAGTGAAGGGTCATTTAAAATTTGATTGCCTTCTACGACACCACAGTGTCCGTGATCTGTAAATTCACATAAGCACGTATCTGCAATGACTAATAGCTCCGGATGACGTGCCTTAATAAGACGAGTTGCCTCTT is drawn from Solibacillus sp. R5-41 and contains these coding sequences:
- the hemL gene encoding glutamate-1-semialdehyde 2,1-aminomutase — encoded protein: MRTYENSKAAFTEAIDLMPGGVNSPVRAFKSVNLEPIFMESGSGAVIKDIDGNEYIDYVLSWGPLILGHTHPEVVTAIQEQAAKGASFGAPTLSENKLAKLVLDRLPSVEMIRFVSSGTEATMSALRLARGYTGRDKILKFEGSYHGHGDSLLIKAGSGVATLGLPDSPGVPVAVAKNTLTVAYNDLESAKLVFEKYGQELAAVILEPVAGNMGVVPPQPGFLEGLRKLTEENGTVLIFDEVMTGFRVDYGCAQEYFGIQPDLTCLGKVIGGGLPVGAFGGKREIMENIAPAGPIYQAGTLSGNPLAMTAGFETLSRLNKETYTYFRKLGDQLEAGFREAASKYNIPHTVNRAGSMIGFFFTNEDVIDFESAKTSDLALFAEYFKLMAEEGIFLPPSQFEGLFISTAHTEAHIEKTVQAFHKVFEKLAR
- a CDS encoding helix-turn-helix domain-containing protein, translating into MTFGEKLFKLRKEKGLSQEALAEKLNTTRQAISKWENGQGYPETERLLMIGNVFEVTIDYLLKDSVEPSNDKKAGYYVSKEMAEGYLLSANRVSKYLALGFFLIALSCIPYFIFNQDPAIYIIPTIVLATFGIGMFVSTSFIEENQYKVLKTEPLLFDENYLKELTNRYKNLKKRYFVINLAGSGLFISGILTLGIERRFFTTEFLLPYYPICIGLIAIGIYIVIRTSSQLDAYKLLAKNDIYTNRIFFKFQRKLRKRMDEF
- the hemB gene encoding porphobilinogen synthase; its protein translation is MTELFFQRHRRLRQSAGMRALVKETYLNKEDLIYPLFIIEGENIKNEVSSMPGVFQLSLDNLATEVDEIVTLGIRAVLLFGIPAEKDAVGTGAFHNHGIVQEATRLIKARHPELLVIADTCLCEFTDHGHCGVVEGNQILNDPSLDVLARTAVSQAQAGADIIAPSNMMDGFVSAIRAGLDAAGFEHIPIMSYAVKYASSYYGPFREAADGAPKFGDRKTYQMDPSNRMEAIREATSDIDEGADFLIVKPALAYMDIIRDVKNSFPVPVVAYNVSGEYSMVKAAAGNGWINEKAVVLETLLGMKRAGSDLIITYHAKDVCRWLEEK
- the chrA gene encoding chromate efflux transporter — translated: MRNLWVIFWTSLKLGFTSFGGPAAHLGYFQQIYVKQKKWLTDEQYLDLLALSQFLPGPASSQVGMGIGLRKGGITGSIAAFIGFTLPSVMMLIIFVYIMERFQFSIGWLQGLKIVAVAIVAQAILDMGKKILKTPMQYALLVLVAILLLYATSIYSQIGVLIGSAMIGYLFFKQPGQVIPSVVFSKKWGAVFLSAFFVLLLGLPIAAQTLKWEWLVLFEKFYLAGSLVFGGGHVVLPLLESQFVGSYVTAEDFLAGYGLTQAVPGPLFTFASYLGMVIGGIPIAILATVAIFLPAFLLIVGAYPFWSSISSHQALRGAVAGMNVAVIGILIAAFISPIITSTIYDVMDAFWAIVLFVLLVKFKIKPWNIVLIGVLIGFTFYR